The genomic window AGCCTCTCGGCTGTTGCAGCCGGAGGTTTGGCTTTGCCCGGCTCGACGCCCCCAGACTTTCGTACGGTTGCAACAACACTGCTCATCGCCAGCGTGGGCGGCGGCCTCTTCGCCATCGCCGGAGCGCCCCTGGCCTGGATGCTGGGTGCCATGTTCATCACAACGGGTGTGGCCATGGCCGGGCTTGCCAAGCTGGGGATCTATGCCTGGTTGCGCACCACCATGATTGCCGTACTCGGCGTCATGCTGGGCAGCGCCTTTACCCCTGAATTGCTGTCTCAGATGTTGGGATGGTGGCCGGACGTACTGGTGCTTGCCGTCTTCATTGCCTTTGTGACAGCGACAGGCTTTATCGTTTTCCGGTATGGCGCTGGCTACGACACCACCACGGCGTATTTTTCCGCAACCCCGGGCGGTCTGTCCGAAATGGCAATCATGGGCCATGAGCTGGGGGCGGATATCAGGACCATTTCCCTCATCCACGCAACGCGCATTCTTGTGGTAGTGGCCACGATCCCTGTCTATTTCCGGGTCGTGGAGGGGTTGGAGATCCCAGCCTTGCCGCGCAATGTCGGCTCGCTGATTGATCTTGGGATCTATGAAGCTGTGATGCTGAGCGGCTGTGCGCTGCTGGGGGTTCCCCTGGGCCGCATAAGCCGGGTGCCTGCGGGATCACTGATCGGGCCCATGGTGCTGAGCGCCGCGGTCCATCTGGCCGGTCTTTCCAGCGGCAAGCCACCCGCTGAAATTGTCGCGGCAGCTCAGGTGGTGGTCGGCGCTTCCATAGGGTGCCGGTTCGCGGGTCTCACGCTCGCGGATGCACGCAAGATCATCTCGGCTGGATTGATTTCCGGACTCCTTATGGTCATCGCCGCAGCCCTTGCCGCCTATTCCCTGTCGGCCTTTCTGGATCGCCCTGTGGAAGTGCTGGTGCTGTCCTTTGCCCCCGGCGGACTGGCCGAAATGGCCCTGATTGCCCTGATCCTTGGCATCGACACAGCCTTTGTGTCGGCAATGCACGTGCTGCGCATCGCCATGGTGGTCATTGGCGCACCGGTGGTTTTCAGGCTGATGGGCGTCGAATCCGGCAAATCCGATACAATTAAATCCGAGACAATTGAGGATTAGACTTTAACCGTCATTAACCGGCAGGTGCGATACTCCACACGTATTACGCGCAAACACACTGGAAATCTGCCGGGACCGCCCAAGAATGGACGCCTACGACTTTTCCCGACTTACCGTGCTGGTAGTTGATGACAACTGCCATATGCGCCAGCTCGTGCGAAAAATACTCTACGCATTTGGCTGCCGGACAATCCACGATGCAGCTGATGGCACGCAGGCCATCAACATGCTGCAGACCCATCAGATCGACATCCTGGTTGCCGACTGGATGATGAAGCCCATGGATGGCATCGAGCTCACCAAGATCATCCGCAAGGGTGACGCGGTACCCAATCCCTATGTGCCGGTGATCATGCTCACCGCCCATACCACCATACAAAACATCCTTGTTGCCCGTGAAGCAGGTGTGACCGAGTACCTGGCCAAGCCGCTGACACCGCGCAGCCTGCTGACACGCCTTCAGATGGTGATTGGCAATCCTCGCCCCTTTGTCCGGACCGCGCAGTTCTTTGGGCCTGATCGCCGCCGCAAGGACAGCTCGTTCTATACCGGCCCAGAGCGTCGCGAAGACGCCGAAAGCACCAAGGACACTTTCGAGCTCGATGATATGGAGGAAGACGCAGCCTAGCCGCAGCGTCACACAGTGCGATGGCCAAACAGGTTCAAAAACCAATCGAGTTCATTACGCCGCCAAACGTGCTGCGCGCCAAACTCGCCACCAAGACCGCACCCATCAAAAACCCTCTGGCAGCCGCCAACCGGGCTCTCGCGGACATGAGCGCTGAATGCACCAAATGGGTGGATGAAGAAATCGACCGGCTGCACGAGCGGCGTCAGGCCTTTGTGGCAAAGCCTCAAGACTCAAACACACTGGAGGACCTCACCCACACGGCCATGGACGTGAAGGGCCTTGCAGGACCAGGCGGCTATCCAGATGCAGACGCCTTTGCAGTCAGCCTGATTGCCCTCCTCACCTCCGCCGACAATCTGGCAGCCAAGAACGTCGAACTGGTAGAAGCCCATGTAGACGCCATTCGCGCCACCCGGGAAAAGGCGTATTCAGCCAAAGTCGCTGGCGCACTGGCTGCGGAGCTATCTGCTCGTACGGCCGAACTGGTGAGCGAAACCACCTGATCCGCGACTAGATGCTGTCCATGGTGATTTCAGTCACGCTGTAACCAGCGGCCGCTGGAATGGTCAGCATCATGGTGCCATCACGATCCTCGACCTGCGGTTCTACGGTCACGATGGTTCGCGCCTTTGCTGCGTCAAAAGCCTCAGCAACGGTTTTGCTCTCGGCCAGTTGCTCAAGATTCATCCGTGTCGGGAAGATGACGGTCCGCTTGCCGACCTTGGCTTCTTCAAGCGCTTGCGCCGGGCTGATCCAGACAGAGTCGACGCCTTCTGATCCGTCATGCATCGCCACGTGATCTGACGGGGCAATCGCAAGATAGAAGTGTGTGTCAAACCGCTTGGGCATCATTTTGGGCGTCACCCAATGCGCATAGGGTTCCAGCAGATCGCAGGCAAGATGCAGCTTCTCACGAGTCAAAAAATCGGCAATTGGGAGGGCGCCCTTGTCGAGCAGCGGCCGGTCAGCCTCCAGCGACAGGAGACGCTTGCCATCGATCAACGCGCCGCTCTCATCACGGGCCAGCAGCACCCCGGATTCCTCAAAGGCTTCGCGAATGGCCGCGACCCGCAAAGCCAGCAGCTCATCATCCAGATCATCCGCCCCGTCACATAGCGGCCGCACGTCCGGCAAGACATCACCCGGAGCAAGTTTGCCGCCGGGGAAAACCAGTGCCCCTGATGCAAAATCGATCTGGTGGTGTCGCACCACCATGAAGACTTCAAGGCCCTGTTCGCCATCGCGCAGCATCAGGATGGTTGCCGCCGGAACCAGCGGTTTTTGAGCTTTCTCAGACACTGACTTTATCTCCCCCGAGCCCGCTCAATCACCCTTAAAACTGCCACGAAATTGCAGCTTGAGAGTATGAGCGCCCGTTAACTTTTGTTTTGTATCCTTTGACCGATCAAAGCGAATGGCCCGGCAAACCGGGCCTTCGGTGCAAAGGGCTTCGAGCAATCATGTATCGCAATTCCTTCCGCCTCACCAATAGAGAGATTGACGAGGCCTTTGCCACGCGTCAGTTCCGCCTGGTTTTTCAGCCGAAAATTGACCTCACGCACCGCTCCCTGACGGGCGTCGAAAGCTTTGCGCGCTGGCAGCACCCACAGTTTGGTGTCATCCCACCTGCCCTGTTCCTGCCTGTGCTGGCGCGCCAGGGCCGTAACCAGGAACTCACCCGGTTTGTCTTGAGCGAAGCCATTGCACAGCTGGTGCGGTGGCGCGCATCCGGTGAGACAGCCACCGTTTCGATCAACGTCGCACCAGAAGAATTGGCCGATGGTTCCCTGCCTGTTTCAATCCGACTTGCCCTGAATACCGCTGATCTTGATCCCTCCCGGCTCATCGTTGACCTGCCCGAGCGCGGCCTTGCCGCTGAACCCGAGCGCGCCCGCGACACCATTCATGCCCTGTCCGAAATCGGCATTGGGCTGGCGCTTGAATGCGCGCAGGAACCGCTGATTGATTTCACGAATACAGACACAGCGCTGCTCGACCCGACAGCCTTTCAGGAATTCAAGATTGGTGGCCGGGCCATCATTCAATTTGCTAGCCGTATTGAAGGCACCGGCCTTGGCCTTATGCGCAGCCGTCTGGAATACGCAAAATCAAACCAGATGAAGACGACAGCGGTTGGTGCGGAATCAGCTGAAACCGTGTCGCTGTTGCCGTCATTGGGGTTTGATCAAGCGCAGGGAAATGCAATTTCATCCCCCCTGACACCGCAAGTACTGCTCGATTTTGATGCCGCAGCCGCAATGGATGACCTTTTGGGAACGCAACCGCAGGACACACCAGACAAAGCTGCGCTCGAAGACTTTTCACCCCCCACCAGACTTCCGGCAGAAAAAAAATCCCGCATCCAGGTGGTGCGCGGCAACGCCCGTGTCGAGCTGCTGACGCAGGGTAAGACTGGCGGAAAAACCCATGTGGTCAAATTGCCCAACCCGGCGTCTGTAGCGGCAGGCAAGCAACGAGACGAACAAACTGGCGCGCCCAAGATGGGCTTCTTCACGCGGTTGCAAACGCGGTTCTCGCGCACCTTCCAAGCCTGACACCCTCGCCATCGGACTTGAGTGTTGCCGCGGCTCTCCCGCGGCTCCATGATCGCGCACATCAAAAATTCGCCTACGAGGAACCTCATGGATTTGCCAGCAACCCAGTACACACCTGTTTCATTCACGCCCGAGCAGGTGGGTCTGCGCGACCACTTTCGCAAATACATGATGGCCGAGCTTGATCCGCGTACGACGGATTTTGAAAACGGCGAAAGCCCCTACCCGTTCATGAAACAGATGGTGGCTGATCTGGGACTGGCCACAGAAGCCGATCGGCTGGAGAAAACCGGCGGTGCCAAAAATCCGGATGAGAACAGCGACCGCAAGAATGACCCGGACAATGATGCGCTTATGCGCTTCATCCGCACTCAGATCCAGATTGAAGTCGCCCGCGTAAACCCGGGGTTTGCCCTGAGCTGGGGCGCCAGCATTGGCCTGTTCGGATCCAACGTGCGCAGCAAGGGCACCGTTGAACAGGTGAAAAAATACGTGCCGGATGTTCAGCGCTGCGAAAAAATCGGATCTTGGTGTCTGACTGAACCTGGCGCTGGATCAGACGCGTTTGGGTCTATGAAGACGACCGCCCGCCCGGATGGGGATGACTTCATTCTCAACGGAAGCAAGACCTTCATCACCAATGCACCCTACGCAGACTATTTCCTTGTCTATGCGCGCAACACCGATGATGGCTCCATCCAGGCCTTTATCGTTGAGCGTGACTACAAGGGTGTGGATACGTCCAAGCCGTTTGACAAAATGGGCATGAAATCGTCTCCCACCGGACAGGTGTTCCTGGACGAGGTTCGTGTGCCCGGTGAGAACCTCTTAGGCGGTGGACAAAAGGACCGCGACCATGTCCGCAAGTCTTTGGCATCTGAGCGGATTGGTATTGCGGTGCAGTCCTATGCCATTGCCGAACGCTGCTACGACATCGCCGTTGAGTACGCCAAGACCCGCGAACAGGGCGGGCAGCCTATCGGCAATTATCAGCTGGTCCAGAACCGGCTGGCGCGCATGTATGTGGACCTCTCCAACTCGCGCCGCATCGTTTACTCCAACGAGCCAATGGACCTGTTGGACGCGTGCGCAGGCAAACTCTTTGTGGCTGAGGCCGGCACACGTGTGGCCATGGAGGCCATCCATATCCTCGCCGGCAATGGCTACATGGCAGAATATGTGGTTGAGCGTATGGCGCGCGATGCAAAGCTTCTGGAACTCGGTGGGGGCACCACTGAGATTCAGATACTCACCATTGGCAAGGCAATCATGAACGCGTAGTGGGTATCAGGCTGACAGCGCCTGATCTGCTGTTTCGATCTCATGCTTGCGAGACATCTGGTACAGCAAGAAATCAAGATCATCATTCTTGAGCCCGTCAGGCTGCGTCAGAATGCGCTCGATAATTGACCGGCGGAAGTTCTCCCGGTCATGCACCTCGCCATTGAGCGATATGTCATGAAAGACATCAACGGCCGTGCGCAGAGGCAGATAAAGGTTCTGAGACAAGCGCGCCTGCTGGAACAATGCCCGCAACCCCAGACGGCCGGCATCATGGACCAGGGTCCACGCACGCTCCGGTGCAACGCGTGCCATCTGCGCCAGGGCATGTTCAACAAACCGCATTTCACCCATGCACGCGGCACGCACAATAAGAGACCCGGACAGACGGCCTGAGGCCTGCAGGTGTTCCATCAAGGCTACATAGTCGTCGATTGTCGGCAACCCATCCAGCAAAGCAATGGTGGCAGCTTCGCGGGCTTCAAGCGCCATGCGGTCGGCAAGCTCCGACCCAATGCCATGTCGTGACACAAGACGCTCTTTGACTTCATCCGTCACCAGCGCGACCAGGCGCTCAGACACGTTCAAGGGAAGCACGTCGCGCTCCGCCATGAGACCCGTGACGTCATCGTCATCATGCCAGCGGTCAATCACCCGGTTGTAGGATGACGGCGCAATATCAGCGCCCTGATTTTCAAGCATGCGACTGACGGCTTCCTTGCCACCATCTTCCGCAATCGCTTCGGTCACCGCGCTTGAGACTGTCGAGCGGCCGGCAATAGCCGCCGCCTTGGAGCCCCCATTGCTGCGCACGATGGCAATGAGGTCTTCGTCGCTGATGGCCGGGGACACTTCAAGAAAGGGCAAGGCTATTTCGTCAATGTCATTCGCCAGGGCCGCAGCCACGTCAGCTGGAATGTCCGGTGTCTTGGCGATTGATTCAGCCACAGCAATACGAACCAGACTGGCCGCATCCTGAACCATCAATCGCAGAATGTCGTTTGCAAGAAGGCGTTCCTGACCGCTCAGTCCGCCCGCATCTACCTGGGTGCCGACCTTGACGGCAACCTGCGCGCGCGCCTCTTCAGTTGGCGTGCTGAGAAGCCCTGAAATATCAGCCTGCGTGAGTGGCGGTACCATCGCGCTGTCCTCCTGTCGGGGCCGCAATTGACACACCGCGCCCCAGTTAGAGATCAGCCTGCGCCCTCAGGGTTAAGGTTTCGTTTAGCAAAAGATCAAATTCCAGCCGCGTCATAAAGGACGCCCCCGCCCCGCGCCCCATTTGCAACAGACAATCCCACTCATTGCGCCAACTCTTGCCTTAACTCTGGCGCATTCAAGCTGCAAAAGAGCCCCTTCGAAGGGGATCGTCTCTAGTGCCCGTGTATGTGTGGGGAGGCGACAAATTATGGATATCACCTGGATCATCGGCGGCGGAGCTGCGCTCGCTGTCCTGCTTGTTCTCGTCTTGATGGCTACAAGCCGAAAGCGCGCGACCAAGTCAGACCGTCTTGACCATGCCTTTGAGCGTGCCCGCTACGCCAGGCGCACCGGCACCATGGGCTCCGACCGTGGGTACATTCGCTGACACAAGCCACGGAGTAAATTGTCATAGTTGACAATTTACTCACCTGCGGCTAAATCTTGTCACAGTTGACAGGATTGGAGTGGATCATGGCCCGCCCCCAGATGGGAGACGAGCGCAGAGAACAAATTCTCGAAGCGTTTGAAAAATGCGTCATCCGCAAGGGCGTTGCCAAAACGACCTTGAGCGACGTCGCCAAGGAAAGCGATCTCCCCCGCTCGCTGGTACGATACTTTGTCGGCAACCGTGCGGACATGGTCGATCTCCTGATCAACAGGATGATTGAACGTGCCGAGGACGGTCTTGCCCATTTGCGCCCCAAGTCCCGCCCCCAGACCACACAGGACTTCGTAGACTTCCTGTTTGAGAACACCTTTGCAAATGACTTGTCCAACAATGTCGTTGGCGAGCTCTGGTACATGTCCGAGCGTGACGAGAGCATACGTAAGCGCCTCGCTGCGATGTACGGACGCGTCATCCATCTCATGGTGGCGCAGATGGAAGCAGACGGCATCGGCAGCTCCGCCGGTCAACGCCGCGACGCCGCCAACATCATCCTGTCACTCGTCTACGGACAAGCATCTTTTCGAGAACTGGGTATGCCCGGCATGGCCGGCAAAGCTGCCCATACCCATGCACTGACAATCATCGATACCCTCCCGACAAAATCCAAGAAGAAGACATCCAACAAGGAAACAAAGTGATGAAGAAATATCTGATCGGCGGCGCAGCTGCCCTCGTGGTCATCGGCGTAATCGCCTATGCATTTCTGGCCGACAACATCGACCGCGCATCAACCATCGCCACTCTTTTTAGCGGCGCTGAGCAGTATGAGAACTTCAACCGCATGGACGACATGTTCCCGGTCAATGAGGTCCCAGCGTCTACTGCTCCCTATGATTTCCCAGATGGTGATCCAATCACACTCCCGGAAACCTTCACCTACAAGGGCGAGCAGGTGAACACTGAGGCCTTGCTGTCTGAAACAGACACAAGCGCGCTGTTGGTGTTGAAGGATGGCAAGGTCGTCTTTGAACGCTACTTGCTGACCGGTGGCCGCGATGAGCAGTGGTTGTCCATGTCCGTCGCCAAGAGTTTCATCTCAGCGCTCGTCGGCATTGCTGTAGAGGAAGGCTTCATCAAGGACATTGAGGCGCCGATATCAGATACCCTGCCAGAGCTTGCGGGATCAGCCTATGACGGCGTGCGCATCAAGGATGTGTTGCAGATGTCATCTGGCGCTGCCTGGAACGAAGACTATTCAGACCCTGACTCGGACATCAATCGCTTTGGCCGTATCTTTGCGCTTGGCGGCTCGCTGAATGAATTCATGACAACACTTGAGCGCAAGCACGAACCCGGCACGGTCAATCACTACAATTCCACCGACACCCAGGTACTTGGTGCGCTGCTGGTCAAGACAAC from Candidatus Phaeomarinobacter ectocarpi includes these protein-coding regions:
- a CDS encoding NUDIX hydrolase; this translates as MSEKAQKPLVPAATILMLRDGEQGLEVFMVVRHHQIDFASGALVFPGGKLAPGDVLPDVRPLCDGADDLDDELLALRVAAIREAFEESGVLLARDESGALIDGKRLLSLEADRPLLDKGALPIADFLTREKLHLACDLLEPYAHWVTPKMMPKRFDTHFYLAIAPSDHVAMHDGSEGVDSVWISPAQALEEAKVGKRTVIFPTRMNLEQLAESKTVAEAFDAAKARTIVTVEPQVEDRDGTMMLTIPAAAGYSVTEITMDSI
- a CDS encoding EAL domain-containing protein, producing the protein MYRNSFRLTNREIDEAFATRQFRLVFQPKIDLTHRSLTGVESFARWQHPQFGVIPPALFLPVLARQGRNQELTRFVLSEAIAQLVRWRASGETATVSINVAPEELADGSLPVSIRLALNTADLDPSRLIVDLPERGLAAEPERARDTIHALSEIGIGLALECAQEPLIDFTNTDTALLDPTAFQEFKIGGRAIIQFASRIEGTGLGLMRSRLEYAKSNQMKTTAVGAESAETVSLLPSLGFDQAQGNAISSPLTPQVLLDFDAAAAMDDLLGTQPQDTPDKAALEDFSPPTRLPAEKKSRIQVVRGNARVELLTQGKTGGKTHVVKLPNPASVAAGKQRDEQTGAPKMGFFTRLQTRFSRTFQA
- a CDS encoding acyl-CoA dehydrogenase family protein; amino-acid sequence: MDLPATQYTPVSFTPEQVGLRDHFRKYMMAELDPRTTDFENGESPYPFMKQMVADLGLATEADRLEKTGGAKNPDENSDRKNDPDNDALMRFIRTQIQIEVARVNPGFALSWGASIGLFGSNVRSKGTVEQVKKYVPDVQRCEKIGSWCLTEPGAGSDAFGSMKTTARPDGDDFILNGSKTFITNAPYADYFLVYARNTDDGSIQAFIVERDYKGVDTSKPFDKMGMKSSPTGQVFLDEVRVPGENLLGGGQKDRDHVRKSLASERIGIAVQSYAIAERCYDIAVEYAKTREQGGQPIGNYQLVQNRLARMYVDLSNSRRIVYSNEPMDLLDACAGKLFVAEAGTRVAMEAIHILAGNGYMAEYVVERMARDAKLLELGGGTTEIQILTIGKAIMNA
- a CDS encoding AbrB family transcriptional regulator — encoded protein: MTSAPKSPKDSLSAVAAGGLALPGSTPPDFRTVATTLLIASVGGGLFAIAGAPLAWMLGAMFITTGVAMAGLAKLGIYAWLRTTMIAVLGVMLGSAFTPELLSQMLGWWPDVLVLAVFIAFVTATGFIVFRYGAGYDTTTAYFSATPGGLSEMAIMGHELGADIRTISLIHATRILVVVATIPVYFRVVEGLEIPALPRNVGSLIDLGIYEAVMLSGCALLGVPLGRISRVPAGSLIGPMVLSAAVHLAGLSSGKPPAEIVAAAQVVVGASIGCRFAGLTLADARKIISAGLISGLLMVIAAALAAYSLSAFLDRPVEVLVLSFAPGGLAEMALIALILGIDTAFVSAMHVLRIAMVVIGAPVVFRLMGVESGKSDTIKSETIED
- a CDS encoding response regulator, producing the protein MDAYDFSRLTVLVVDDNCHMRQLVRKILYAFGCRTIHDAADGTQAINMLQTHQIDILVADWMMKPMDGIELTKIIRKGDAVPNPYVPVIMLTAHTTIQNILVAREAGVTEYLAKPLTPRSLLTRLQMVIGNPRPFVRTAQFFGPDRRRKDSSFYTGPERREDAESTKDTFELDDMEEDAA
- a CDS encoding serine hydrolase domain-containing protein; protein product: MKKYLIGGAAALVVIGVIAYAFLADNIDRASTIATLFSGAEQYENFNRMDDMFPVNEVPASTAPYDFPDGDPITLPETFTYKGEQVNTEALLSETDTSALLVLKDGKVVFERYLLTGGRDEQWLSMSVAKSFISALVGIAVEEGFIKDIEAPISDTLPELAGSAYDGVRIKDVLQMSSGAAWNEDYSDPDSDINRFGRIFALGGSLNEFMTTLERKHEPGTVNHYNSTDTQVLGALLVKTTGRSVADYMSEKLWEPIGAESDAFWLTDSEGMEMAFGGFNATARDYAKLGELFRNGGNWNGKQIVPADWAKASVTPDAPHLLPGASAEAFLPVGYGYQWWILDGDEGEYSGIGVYNQFVYVNPTDNVVIVKLSANSNYAVDLEESSYREYETFHLFREIADRT
- a CDS encoding DUF2336 domain-containing protein; its protein translation is MVPPLTQADISGLLSTPTEEARAQVAVKVGTQVDAGGLSGQERLLANDILRLMVQDAASLVRIAVAESIAKTPDIPADVAAALANDIDEIALPFLEVSPAISDEDLIAIVRSNGGSKAAAIAGRSTVSSAVTEAIAEDGGKEAVSRMLENQGADIAPSSYNRVIDRWHDDDDVTGLMAERDVLPLNVSERLVALVTDEVKERLVSRHGIGSELADRMALEAREAATIALLDGLPTIDDYVALMEHLQASGRLSGSLIVRAACMGEMRFVEHALAQMARVAPERAWTLVHDAGRLGLRALFQQARLSQNLYLPLRTAVDVFHDISLNGEVHDRENFRRSIIERILTQPDGLKNDDLDFLLYQMSRKHEIETADQALSA
- a CDS encoding TetR/AcrR family transcriptional regulator, coding for MARPQMGDERREQILEAFEKCVIRKGVAKTTLSDVAKESDLPRSLVRYFVGNRADMVDLLINRMIERAEDGLAHLRPKSRPQTTQDFVDFLFENTFANDLSNNVVGELWYMSERDESIRKRLAAMYGRVIHLMVAQMEADGIGSSAGQRRDAANIILSLVYGQASFRELGMPGMAGKAAHTHALTIIDTLPTKSKKKTSNKETK